One [Clostridium] saccharolyticum WM1 DNA segment encodes these proteins:
- the rpsS gene encoding 30S ribosomal protein S19, with amino-acid sequence MARSLKKGPFADAHLLKKVDVMNAAGQKQVIKTWSRRSTIFPQMVGHTIAVHDGRKHVPVYVTEDMVGHKLGEFVATRTYRGHGKDEKKSGRK; translated from the coding sequence ATGGCTCGCTCACTTAAAAAAGGACCATTTGCAGATGCTCATTTACTGAAAAAAGTAGATGTTATGAACGCAGCAGGACAGAAGCAGGTAATTAAGACCTGGTCCCGCCGTTCTACAATCTTCCCGCAGATGGTTGGACATACAATTGCAGTTCATGATGGCAGAAAGCACGTTCCGGTATATGTTACAGAGGATATGGTTGGACATAAGCTGGGTGAATTCGTTGCTACAAGAACTTACAGAGGACATGGTAAGGACGAGAAAAAATCAGGCCGTAAGTAA
- the rpmC gene encoding 50S ribosomal protein L29, with amino-acid sequence MKINKYVEELKGKSAAELNEELVAAKKELFNLRFQNATNQLDNTSRIKEVRKNIARIQTVITEKAKLA; translated from the coding sequence GTGAAAATTAATAAGTATGTGGAAGAATTAAAAGGAAAATCAGCTGCAGAACTGAATGAAGAATTAGTAGCTGCGAAGAAAGAACTTTTCAACTTAAGATTCCAGAACGCAACCAACCAGCTTGACAACACAAGCAGGATCAAAGAGGTTCGTAAGAACATTGCCAGAATTCAGACTGTTATCACTGAGAAGGCTAAATTAGCTTAA
- the rplV gene encoding 50S ribosomal protein L22 has translation MAKGHRSQIKRERNAVKDTRPSAKLSYARVSVQKACFVLDAIRGKDVMTALGIVTYNPRYASSLIEKLLKSAVANAENNNGMDPAKLYVEECFANKGPTMKRVKPRAQGRAYRIEKRMSHITIVLNER, from the coding sequence ATGGCTAAGGGACATAGAAGCCAGATTAAGAGAGAAAGAAATGCTGTGAAGGACACCAGACCATCCGCAAAGTTATCCTATGCTAGGGTTTCTGTTCAGAAAGCATGCTTCGTATTAGACGCCATCAGAGGCAAGGACGTTATGACAGCACTTGGTATTGTGACTTACAATCCCAGATATGCTTCTTCTTTAATAGAGAAGTTATTAAAATCAGCAGTTGCTAACGCTGAGAATAACAACGGTATGGACCCTGCAAAACTTTACGTAGAGGAATGCTTTGCAAACAAGGGACCGACAATGAAAAGAGTAAAACCGAGAGCACAGGGCCGCGCTTACAGGATCGAAAAGAGAATGAGCCACATCACCATCGTGCTTAATGAAAGATAA
- the rplP gene encoding 50S ribosomal protein L16, with translation MLMPKRVKRRKQFRGSMAGKALRGNVISNGEFGLVATEPCWIKSNQIEAARVAMTRYIKRGGKVWIKIFPDKPVTAKPAETRMGSGKGALEYWVAVVKPGRVLFEIAGVPEETAREALRLAMHKLPCKCKIAAKADLEGGE, from the coding sequence ATGTTAATGCCTAAAAGAGTGAAACGTCGTAAACAGTTCCGTGGATCCATGGCTGGTAAAGCTTTAAGAGGCAACGTAATCAGCAACGGTGAGTTCGGTTTAGTCGCTACGGAGCCATGCTGGATCAAATCGAACCAGATTGAGGCAGCCCGTGTTGCCATGACCCGTTATATTAAGCGTGGCGGTAAAGTCTGGATCAAGATTTTCCCGGATAAACCTGTCACAGCAAAGCCAGCAGAAACCCGTATGGGTTCCGGTAAGGGCGCTCTGGAATACTGGGTAGCAGTAGTAAAACCAGGCCGTGTATTATTCGAAATCGCTGGAGTACCTGAAGAAACAGCACGTGAAGCTTTACGTCTTGCTATGCATAAGTTACCGTGCAAGTGTAAGATTGCTGCTAAAGCAGATTTAGAAGGCGGTGAATGA
- the rpsC gene encoding 30S ribosomal protein S3, with product MGQKVNPHGLRVGVIKDWNSKWYAEADFADNLVEDYAIRKFLKKRLYSAGISDIEIERASDRVKVTIHTAKPGVVIGKGGSEIEKLKVEVQKLTDKKLFVDIKEIKRPDRDAQLVAESIAQQLENRVSFRRAMKSTMGRSMKAGVKGIKTAVAGRLGGADMARTEFYSEGTIPLQTLRADIDYGFAEADTTFGKIGVKVWIYNGEILPTKGNKEGSDK from the coding sequence ATGGGACAGAAAGTTAATCCACACGGCTTAAGAGTCGGTGTTATTAAAGACTGGAACTCAAAATGGTATGCTGAAGCTGATTTCGCAGATAACCTGGTAGAAGATTATGCGATCAGAAAATTTCTTAAGAAGAGATTATACAGTGCCGGCATTTCTGATATCGAGATTGAGAGAGCATCTGACCGCGTGAAGGTTACAATTCATACCGCAAAGCCGGGTGTAGTGATCGGTAAGGGCGGATCTGAGATTGAAAAATTAAAAGTTGAAGTTCAGAAGCTTACAGATAAAAAGTTATTTGTTGACATCAAGGAAATCAAAAGACCTGATAGAGACGCTCAGTTAGTAGCTGAATCCATTGCACAGCAGTTAGAGAACCGTGTATCCTTCCGCCGGGCGATGAAGTCCACCATGGGCCGTTCCATGAAGGCTGGCGTAAAGGGCATTAAGACTGCAGTTGCAGGACGTCTTGGCGGTGCTGATATGGCTCGTACCGAGTTCTACAGCGAAGGAACCATTCCGTTACAGACACTCAGAGCAGATATTGACTATGGTTTCGCTGAAGCAGATACAACCTTTGGTAAGATCGGTGTTAAGGTATGGATTTACAATGGCGAAATACTTCCAACTAAAGGAAACAAGGAAGGGAGCGATAAATAA
- the rplB gene encoding 50S ribosomal protein L2 yields the protein MGIKKYNPYTPSRRHMTGSDFSEITKSTPEKSLISKTINKTAGRNNQGKITVRHRGGGVKRKYRIIDFKRNSKDGIAATVIGIEYDPNRTANIALICYEDGTKAYILAPAGLTDGMKVMSGETAEAKVGNCLPLSQIPVGAQVHNIELYPGKGGQLVRSAGNAAQLMAKEGKYATLRLPSGEMRMVPINCRATMGVVGNGDHNLINIGKAGRKRHMGFRPTVRGSVMNPNDHPHGGGEGKTGIGRPGPSTPWGKPALGLKTRKKNKHSNRLIVRRRDGKTVK from the coding sequence ATGGGAATTAAAAAGTATAACCCATATACCCCTTCCAGAAGACACATGACCGGTTCTGATTTCAGCGAAATCACAAAGTCAACTCCTGAGAAGTCCTTAATCAGCAAAACGATCAATAAGACAGCCGGCCGCAATAACCAGGGTAAGATTACGGTAAGACATCGCGGAGGCGGCGTTAAAAGAAAATATAGAATCATTGACTTTAAGAGAAACAGCAAAGACGGAATTGCAGCTACTGTTATCGGTATCGAATACGATCCTAACAGAACTGCCAACATCGCACTGATCTGCTATGAAGACGGTACAAAGGCTTATATCCTTGCTCCGGCTGGATTAACAGACGGCATGAAGGTTATGAGCGGTGAAACAGCAGAAGCAAAAGTCGGCAACTGTTTGCCATTAAGCCAGATCCCGGTTGGTGCTCAGGTTCACAACATTGAGCTTTATCCTGGAAAAGGCGGACAGTTGGTTCGTTCCGCAGGAAATGCTGCTCAGTTAATGGCGAAAGAAGGCAAATATGCAACCCTTCGTTTACCTTCCGGAGAGATGAGAATGGTTCCGATCAACTGCAGAGCAACCATGGGTGTTGTAGGCAACGGCGATCATAACCTGATCAATATCGGTAAAGCTGGTAGAAAGCGTCACATGGGCTTCCGTCCAACCGTACGCGGTTCCGTTATGAACCCCAATGACCATCCTCACGGCGGTGGTGAAGGCAAGACCGGTATCGGACGCCCAGGCCCAAGCACACCATGGGGCAAACCAGCGCTCGGCTTAAAGACCAGAAAGAAAAACAAGCACTCTAACAGACTGATCGTTAGAAGAAGAGATGGAAAGACCGTTAAATAA